Within Spinacia oleracea cultivar Varoflay chromosome 4, BTI_SOV_V1, whole genome shotgun sequence, the genomic segment GGCTATTGTTAAGCTTCAAAAGGTCCTTAGGGATTGGACAGCAAGTGACATTGGAACAACAGGCCAGTGCCAGTGCTCAGTGGCTATTGTTAAGCTTCCCGTCCAGTTTTTTTTTGGCAGAATGTTCTCATCTAGTATGAAGAAAGGGATTGGACAGCAAGTGACATTGGAACAACTTTCTGAAGGTCTCGGTGAGCTGTCAGCCTACTTTTCTGTAAGGCTCAATACTCGTACCCACTTCACAACTTGTTTGACACTTCTGATATGTACATATTTTGGTGTATTGTTTAGCTTTTCGTTTGTGCGTACTCAGTATCCCAGGGTTGAGACGGTAATCAAGATGATGGCATGATCAGGTAGCTTTACGCAACAAGTTAACCTTTCATTCTTTCCTGCAATATAATAATGGCTTTTGTTATCAATTTATTATGCAACTGTATGATATCAAAATGATTAAAGCTATATTTGGATGCcactttcttgatttttttgcaACCTGTTATCTAGAGAACTATTAGTAGACTTATTTTCAGAATTCTGGAAACCAGAAACCACATCACATAAATATATCCAGGTAAAGAAACATACCAACTGTTCTTATACTCAGTAATTCTTAAAATTGAGtcgaccgaaattagccattttagtcaaaacgtgaccgataatgaactaacgaagcttaaatgtgcataagttcaccaaaatggtgagaatgagtcttttaaacataaaaataagtatattaaacatggaaatactttaaaatactcatttaagttcataagttgaaagttaggaccgaaattagccattttagtcaaaacgtacgtgaccgataatgaactaacgatgCTTAAATGTGCACAACTTCACAAAATGGGTGAGAGTGAgcatttgaaacataaaactaagtgtattaaacatggaaagactttaaaatactcatttaagttcattagatgaaagttgggaccgaaattagccattttagtcaaaacgtgaccgataatgaaccaacgaagcttaaatgtgcataacttcaccaaaatggtgagaatgagtctttgaaacataaaactaagtgtatcaaacatggaaaaactttaaaatactcatataagttcattagtcgaaagttgggaccgaaattaaccattttagtcaaaatgtggccaataatgatcaaatgagtcttaaatgtgcataacttcaccaaaatgggtgagaattagtatttgaaatataaaactaagtgtatcaaacatgtaaagactttaaaatacttatttaagttcattatttgaaagttgggatcgaaattagccattttagtcaaaatgtgaccgataatgaactaacgaggcttaaatgtgcataacttcaccaaaatggtgagaatgagtctttgaaacataaaactaagtgtattaaacatggaaagactttaaaatactcatttaattcattagttgaaagttgggaccgaaattagccattttagtcaaaatgtgaccgataatgaactaacgagacttaaatgtgcataacttcaccaaaatgggtgagaatgagtctttgaaaaataaaactaagtttattaaacatggaaggactttaaaatatttatttgttcattagatgaaagttgagaccgaaattaaccaattttattattatacggttcattatttctttgttatgaacaaattaagtcttaatttattgtacgatttaatatttataatataactaaagtgtatatatattttttgatggtcGATCTTTTTAAGGTATTCAATAATTCGAGGGAGCAGCCTTTCACCTTTGAGGAgatagatgaagttcgagaaatgttggcaaaattcattaccagtgattgtctttgatattttcttgtaccgaatcttaaattatggatgctagctagtttttcatatgattgtaatgtaatcgacttttatatttacaattatatactatttaatttaattatctatataattggatactttttatatgacgtatggaggttaatcagtggcgtggtccaattgtaatatgtagcagggaaattggttatacaacaaatctagatcaagtgcggctcatttataggccaagtgcggctcatttttatgcttgtgctgcccatttctatgtcaagtgcgagctcattttcaaatttggcagcaccaaatatgccAAGTGCGGGCTTATTTTtaatattggcagcaccaaatatgtcaagtgcgggctcattttcaaaattggcagcaccaaaaatatcaagtgcgggctcatattctaaaattggcagcacaaaatatgtcaagtgcgggctcattttccaaattggcagcacttgaaacatcaagtgctgccaatattttggcagcacttgagaaacatcaagtgcgggcaggccatgtgctgcacatgtaaaagcccgcactaaaccccttaaaatgagcccgcacttgaggttttttccttTAGTGATTGTGGTGAAGTGGAGGTGGCTGTGAATGGGAGTGAGCAGCGACGGGGGAGGGGTGCGACGGGAAGGGGATGCGACGGGAGAGGGGGGTGCAACGGGAAGGGGGCGGGAAGGGGATGCGACGgcggagggggggggggtgcaACGTGGGGGGCTGCGACGGGGGAGGGGTTGCAACGGGGAGGGGCGACGACGGGGGAGAGGGGTGCACCGGGGGGGCTGCGACGGGGGAGGGGGGTGCAACGTGGGGTGGGCTGCGACGGGAAGGGGGCGGCGACGGGAGTGGCTGGAAACCCTAATCGGGCTGGGCTAAATTTAGCCCACAGGTTTTTAAAGTCTCCTAGTATTATTATTAGCATATAATAAAAATCTGCAACTAATTACACAAAAATGATTATGCCTTGGTGGTTATAAACATGCtaagtttttatgattgtcCCCCTAGGTCTAGGGTTCAAACCTTGATGGAGccaattttttttaactaatttttttttatattcatttaataaattattaaacCTTTATGCGTTATCTtatttaaataaacaaaaaaacctTGCACATGCAGAGAATAACTTGAAAAGTGAATCACTCGCAAGATTAATCTATAAAAATGTATACTATAATCTATTTgttatttgacaatatatttgtcaataaattatataaaaacttattatttatatcatTCGCgagattcattttatttttcgtaatttattttcattttaattttcatttatagcttaataaataaaaaacattgttgttgatttttgtgATGGTAAATATCCGTCTATATTGTTGGTAGTTACCTTAAACTATTTTCAGAACTAACTATGGAAAATATTGTTGAAAATATGTTATGGTAATTGTCCGTCTATATTGTTGATAGTTATCTTAAAATATTTTTAGAACTAAGTATTAACCATTTTCTTATGGATGTGCGTTACCATTCTTATGTTCTTATGGTTATTACCAACATAATCCATAGATAATATTCAAACACAATATAAATAGTATCCACCCTTATTTTCGTAAATtagttttcattttaattttaatttgtagcttaatttgtttaagcttttaattacattatttttcttatttgttttttaaatataatttatatacttaattattatttttgttggtTTTAATGTAAATAAATGATATAATTAcgatttaaaaagaaaaaaatcgttaattaaactaattaagctacaaagtaataaataaaGGTGTCAACACACTATTCGTCATACGCACGTTATTGTTGGGTTATGTCATGGTAATTTCCATCTATGGTTTTTGGTTGTTACCTTAAAAAACTTATAGATCCTAatatttcttcatttttttctaGGATATTTCACTATACTTTTTTTACCTTTGTTTCTTATATTGTATCTTCATTAATTTAACTAacgatttttattcttttttaacTCGTAGTTATTTAACCAAGCTTGAGCAATTTTATGCTCAGTCATTTATCTTGGGTTATTAACtttaaataaagaaaattaataGAAAATTGTTCTATGAATTCTAATTGTTTGGATAATTGTTTAAGGTAACTATGCTACCAACAATATAGATTGGATATTACCAACACAAAAAGCCAAGAACAAAGTCTCTGTTCGTGATTTTTAAGTTTTTCTAAAACACGACATAGATTAACATTGTTGTTGGCTTGTGTGTTGGTGGTGtcacattattatttttattggttttaatacataattaaataatataaatatgagTAAAAGGAATAAAAACCGTTAATTAAACTAATGAAGCTATAAAATGAGAAACAAAGGTgatttattttctttgtttaaatcattttattgttgaattatttaagattcaagattcaatggtTTGTTTGGTAAGTCCAACCTTATGTTCAATAATGATGTTTCAATTTCTATTCCATGTCTAACACTGCACATTTCATATCATATTCTAAATTTTTTGTAAATATGGTTTTCAAGGCTATATTATAGAACAAGAATCGGAACAATTACTTAGTGTTAATCGACTTTGCTAAAAATCAACGACCTTAAACTAcctttataaaaatttatataTCCATTTAATTTAATGCAAGGTTTTTCAATATTTCAACATAAAAATTATTGGTAACTTTTAATTGTAACGAtaactttaatttcaatttaaacACGGAACGCTTAAAAACGAATTCAAATGAAATGGGAAAAAACACTTATTTTGAAATACTTAGATCTAAAAAGTATTCATGGTAACAACTAACAAGATATATGGACATTACCAATATACTAGCCATCAAAAATATCAATTATATCTTGTTTTGGATAGTTCCATCTAAGTTGTTGGTAGTTACCTTGACTTACTGTGACAAAAAGTACACGCACGCACAATTGGCTGTTCCTCAAAATTTAAgttccccaaattcaattatTTTGGCGGTTCTCCAAATTTCATCTCTCAATTTTGTTAAGAAAACCCaaaattttctctcttctcacaaaaaattcccaaaattttctctctcctaaaattacccaaaattttctctctcctaaaattaaccaaaattttctctctcctaaaattcCCAAAACATTTCTCTCTCAGTGGTAGTGTGGACGGCGGAAGGGTGGTTCGCGAAGAACGGTGGTTGGGTGGTTCGCGGAGAACGGTGGTTGGGTAGTCTCAGAGAACGGTGGTTGGGTGGTCTTGCAGAACGGTGGCTGGTGAGTTGTGCCGTGCGAACAGATCGAGATGTAGGGTGGTAGGGAGTTGCGAACAAAGATTGGGAGGCGCTGGTGGTTGCGAAGTAAAGCCGGCGGAAGTTGCGCTGGTGGTTAGGACGTGGTTGACCGTGAGGTGGTGGTTGGGACGTGGCTGACCGCGCGCTGGTGGTAGGGACGTGGCTGTGACGGCGGTAGTTCGTTGGTGGTGGTTGCGAAGATAGATGGCGGTAGTTCGCTGGTGGTGGTGGGACGGAAGGCAGAATACTGGGCGGGCAATTGAGGCCcgaacaacatttttttttgaggttcCCAAGTATAGGTTTGCTATATAACAAAAATCTGTAACTTATTACAGAAAAAATAATTGTGCCTTGGTGGTTTCAGAACTTCTAAAGTATTATTGACATTTAGGTTCGGGGTTCAAGCCTTGATGAAAACTTTCTTTTGAGATATTTTGGCGTTTATTTTTATACCCTCAAATATAAAAAGATAAAAGTTTATGCTCTAATATATCTATAATCTATTTGtttaatttccatttatagattAATTTGTTTAAGCTTTTAAGATAATTATTTAAAAGATTTTCATTTATATCACTCacgagaattttttttttgcgatggaaaaacataaaaaaacctttaattttagattaagtcaattgaaatattcaaaattgacaaaataaTTTACAACTTGGAGAGCATAAAATATATTGAAATTACCAAAACACGAACAAGGACTTTGTTCTTAACTTTGTGTGTTGGTAATGTCCATCTACATTGTTGGTAGTTACCTTAAAcaatttttatatataaataCT encodes:
- the LOC110802633 gene encoding uncharacterized protein isoform X1 is translated as MEASRRKLPEKEGRRLFQQLIDCVSYCHDRVSFTETLSAIASLEFVIATSQCSVAIVKLQKVLRDWTASDIGTTGQCQCSVAIVKLPVQFFFGRMFSSSMKKGIGQQVTLEQLSEGLGELSAYFSLFVCAYSVSQG
- the LOC110802633 gene encoding uncharacterized protein isoform X2; its protein translation is MEASRRKLPEKEGRRLFQQLIDCVSYCHDRVSFTETLSAIASLEFVIATSQCSVAIVKLQKVLRDWTASDIGTTGQCQCSVAIVKLPVQFFFGRMFSSSMKKGIGQQVTLEQLSEGLAFRLCVLSIPGLRR
- the LOC110802633 gene encoding uncharacterized protein isoform X3 codes for the protein MEASRRKLPEKEGRRLFQQLIDCVSYCHDRVSFTETLSAIASLEFVIATSQCSVAIVKLQKVLRDWTASDIGTTGQCQCSVAIVKLPVQFFFGRMFSSSMKKGIGQQVTLEQLSEAFRLCVLSIPGLRR